From one Trueperella pyogenes genomic stretch:
- the aroC gene encoding chorismate synthase, with the protein MIRWNTAGESHGPALVALFEGMPAGVRITGADIRHALWRRRLGYGRGSRQKFEQDELTILSGIRHGYTLGSPIALEIRNSEWPKWQTVMSADPVSPEALLIDAGTGDEREMSRNKPLTRPRPGHADLVGMNKYGFDSARPILERASARETAARVALGELAKQLLRQVAGVEILAHVVEVGAVCGVDLDLPKPGDATHLDDCDVRQLNGELAAAFRGEIDSAKADGDTLGGVVEVVAWGVPQGLGTHVRGQDRLDARLAGALMSIPAVKAVEIGDGFQTARRRGSVAHDEIIREAGRVTRLTNRAGGIEGGMSNGQPIVARVAYKPISTVPHALRTIDTTTGEPATALHQRSDTTAVVPGAVIAEAMMALVLSEALVEKFGGDSLSEITRNLRTWWQTIPEVRR; encoded by the coding sequence ATGATTCGGTGGAATACAGCAGGTGAATCACACGGGCCAGCGTTGGTTGCCCTATTTGAGGGGATGCCGGCCGGTGTGCGGATTACCGGTGCAGATATTCGTCATGCGCTGTGGCGACGACGGCTGGGATACGGGCGCGGAAGCAGGCAGAAGTTTGAGCAGGACGAGTTGACGATTCTTTCGGGCATCCGCCACGGATACACTTTGGGATCGCCGATAGCACTGGAGATCCGCAATTCCGAGTGGCCAAAGTGGCAGACCGTGATGAGTGCCGATCCCGTGAGTCCCGAAGCGTTGCTCATCGACGCAGGCACAGGCGACGAACGTGAAATGTCTAGAAATAAACCACTCACGAGGCCTCGCCCAGGGCATGCTGATCTAGTTGGTATGAACAAGTACGGCTTTGATTCAGCCCGGCCGATTCTGGAACGCGCTTCTGCCCGAGAGACCGCCGCGCGTGTGGCTCTTGGAGAGTTAGCGAAACAACTGCTTCGCCAGGTGGCAGGCGTTGAAATCTTGGCACACGTGGTGGAAGTGGGAGCTGTGTGCGGCGTCGATCTTGACCTGCCCAAGCCCGGCGACGCTACGCACCTCGACGATTGCGATGTTCGCCAGCTCAATGGCGAACTAGCCGCAGCGTTCAGAGGCGAGATCGATTCGGCGAAGGCGGACGGTGACACGCTCGGCGGCGTCGTTGAAGTGGTCGCTTGGGGAGTGCCGCAAGGCCTGGGCACTCACGTGCGTGGTCAGGATCGCCTCGATGCCCGGCTGGCTGGGGCACTAATGTCCATACCGGCGGTCAAGGCAGTAGAAATTGGTGACGGTTTTCAGACGGCACGCAGGCGTGGATCGGTCGCTCACGACGAGATCATTCGCGAGGCCGGCAGAGTCACAAGACTCACCAACCGTGCAGGTGGCATCGAAGGTGGTATGTCGAACGGGCAGCCGATTGTGGCACGTGTGGCTTATAAGCCTATTTCCACCGTGCCGCACGCACTGCGCACGATTGATACGACGACGGGCGAGCCCGCCACCGCGTTGCATCAACGTTCGGACACAACTGCGGTTGTGCCGGGAGCGGTCATCGCCGAAGCTATGATGGCGTTGGTGCTCAGCGAGGCCCTGGTGGAAAAGTTTGGCGGGGATTCGTTATCTGAGATTACCCGTAACCTGCGCACATGGTGGCAGACGATCCCCGAGGTTCGCAGGTGA
- the mltG gene encoding endolytic transglycosylase MltG produces MSELFNDLPQSTQRHTPSTAARKSRRRKRSLRTAIVTFVAVALLVMSVVVALPHVKTLLSIGTSTAEDYTGEGTGEVIVTIPEGSTGRDIASILVANGVVASERAFVDAFSADKRAASIQAGSYRLKQKMSAVSAVASLLDRNSRAEITVTIPEGFTVKQVSDRLVNVLGYDAAEVETAFADAEAISLPAEAGGNAEGWLSPVTYTFAPNTTAKEAVAAMVKQRIGELQNAGIPREKWQRTIILASIVEREVNWPDYYGQVARVIENRLADQGQVNGRLQMDSTVLYGVGKSGGVPTREDLAADNPYNTYLKPGLPPTPISNPSIKVITATVNPPAGDWLYFVTVNLKTGETKFANNLTDHNANVEQLRKWVAENPHPTSTGENNK; encoded by the coding sequence CTATTTAACGATCTTCCGCAATCGACACAGCGGCACACGCCAAGCACGGCGGCGCGCAAGTCACGTCGGCGCAAGCGTAGCCTGCGCACGGCGATAGTGACGTTCGTGGCGGTGGCACTGCTGGTGATGTCGGTCGTCGTCGCACTGCCGCACGTGAAGACCTTGCTTTCTATTGGTACGTCCACGGCGGAGGATTACACCGGCGAGGGCACGGGCGAAGTTATTGTGACGATTCCCGAGGGGTCAACCGGTCGAGACATTGCCTCGATTCTTGTCGCAAACGGCGTCGTGGCCTCTGAGAGGGCTTTCGTCGACGCTTTCAGCGCCGATAAGCGGGCAGCGTCTATCCAGGCCGGATCCTACCGGCTTAAGCAGAAGATGTCGGCCGTGTCGGCCGTGGCGAGCCTGCTGGACCGGAACAGCCGTGCCGAGATTACCGTGACGATCCCCGAGGGCTTCACCGTCAAGCAGGTCTCCGACCGGTTAGTTAACGTTCTCGGGTACGACGCCGCTGAGGTGGAGACCGCCTTTGCCGACGCCGAAGCAATCAGTCTTCCTGCCGAAGCTGGTGGCAATGCCGAGGGATGGCTCTCTCCGGTGACTTACACCTTTGCGCCGAACACGACGGCGAAGGAAGCTGTCGCGGCGATGGTTAAGCAGCGCATAGGCGAGCTGCAAAACGCGGGCATACCGCGTGAAAAATGGCAACGCACGATCATTCTCGCCTCAATTGTCGAACGTGAGGTGAATTGGCCGGACTACTACGGCCAGGTCGCGCGCGTTATCGAGAATCGTCTCGCTGACCAAGGCCAGGTCAATGGCCGCCTGCAGATGGATTCCACTGTTCTGTATGGTGTGGGCAAGTCCGGTGGTGTGCCTACACGGGAGGATCTGGCAGCGGATAATCCCTATAATACCTACCTCAAGCCGGGTCTGCCGCCGACGCCGATTTCCAACCCGAGCATCAAGGTGATTACAGCTACTGTTAATCCGCCAGCAGGGGATTGGCTGTACTTCGTCACAGTCAATCTGAAGACCGGCGAAACGAAGTTCGCAAACAACTTGACCGACCACAACGCGAATGTGGAACAGCTTCGCAAGTGGGTTGCGGAAAATCCGCATCCGACGTCGACGGGGGAGAACAATAAGTGA
- a CDS encoding prepilin peptidase, producing MHPLLYETMTNRRAALLAATTALLTAGAVLGYQVTIGQGVAGALWIKTALGALFYPPLAINAWIDARRHVLLKNWTHLAGVVALIALLWMDATIWRVLPALLVAVPMWAVSWLSRGRLMGRGDARLIVVLSLWNEVWHSWGALAVVIVSFALHTVYVVWRAFTCRITLHTRHALGPWLVAGSGLVFVFMA from the coding sequence ATGCATCCGCTTCTGTACGAGACCATGACGAACCGCCGCGCTGCCCTCCTCGCTGCTACGACGGCGCTGCTGACGGCCGGCGCTGTGCTGGGCTATCAGGTCACCATAGGGCAAGGCGTCGCCGGTGCACTGTGGATCAAGACGGCACTTGGCGCGCTCTTCTATCCGCCACTGGCGATTAATGCCTGGATCGACGCCCGCCGTCACGTGCTTCTGAAGAATTGGACGCATCTGGCCGGCGTCGTGGCTTTAATCGCCCTCCTGTGGATGGACGCGACTATCTGGCGCGTGCTGCCGGCTCTCTTAGTAGCTGTGCCAATGTGGGCAGTGTCTTGGTTATCCAGAGGGCGGCTCATGGGGCGCGGGGACGCCCGTCTTATCGTGGTGCTTTCCCTGTGGAACGAAGTTTGGCATTCGTGGGGTGCACTCGCTGTGGTTATCGTGAGCTTTGCTCTGCATACGGTCTACGTGGTTTGGCGAGCGTTCACGTGTCGTATCACGCTACACACTCGCCATGCATTAGGGCCTTGGCTCGTTGCGGGTTCTGGCCTGGTCTTCGTGTTCATGGCCTAA